A part of Aegilops tauschii subsp. strangulata cultivar AL8/78 chromosome 2, Aet v6.0, whole genome shotgun sequence genomic DNA contains:
- the LOC109768809 gene encoding uncharacterized protein, with translation MGLRDKKRNQRRVLSRRSAGPRTGEGKDFLPLEGKEQRIREKQQPEEPENTATVLYIGHIPHGFYEDQMQGFFQQFGAVKRVRIARNRKTGKSKHYGFIEFENPEVAKIVADEMNNYLLFEHTLQIAPVPLEKVHAKLWKGVRKGFVPVDRVAIERNKLSKDKTVEEHKRMLEGIVKRDENRRKRIKAAGIDYECPPLIGSVQPSAKKIKFDED, from the exons ATGGGGTTGAGGGACAAGAAGAGGAACCAGAGGCGTGTGCTCTCGCGGCGCTCCGCCGGCCCCCGGACCGGCGAGGGCAAGGATTTCCTG CCGCTGGAGGGGAAAGAGCAGAGGATCCGGGAGAAGCagcagcccgaggagccggagaACACGGCCACCGTCCTGTACATCGGCCACATCCCCCACGGCTTCTACGAGGACCAGATGCAAG GTTTCTTTCAGCAGTTTGGGGCTGTTAAGAGGGTCAGGATTGCCCGGAACCGCAAG ACAGGAAAGTCCAAGCATTATGGTTTCATTGAGTTTGAGAACCCTGAG GTGGCGAAGATTGTAGCTGATGAGATGAATAACTACCTCTTGTTTGAGCACACTCTGCAAATTGCGCCTGTCCCACTGGAGAAAGTTCATGCCAAATT ATGGAAAGGTGTGCGGAAGGGATTTGTACCAGTTGACCGGGTAGCAATTGAACGGAATAAGCTTAGTAAG GATAAAACAGTAGAAGAGCATAAGAGGATGCTTGAAGGAATTGTAAAGCGGGATGAGAATCGTCGCAAAAGAATCAAGGCTGCTGGCATCGATTATGAGTGTCCACCCCTT ATTGGGAGCGTTCAGCCTTCAGCTAAGAAGATCAAGTTTGATGAGGATTAG
- the LOC109768808 gene encoding uncharacterized protein, with protein MPHKNTMASLVFLMALLLSCSSMTSAARHLEEALPKEYPPHPIVPELPKPQLPPHPAVPELPEPEPPHPLVPELPHPMVPEVPKHELPPHPLVPELPHPMVPEVPKHELPPHPAVPELPKPKVPHPAVPEVAKEPEVPHPIVPEVPNKHEQPHPMVPEVPKHELPPHPVMPELPKPELPHPVAEVPKEHELPHPIVPEVPKEHELPHPAIPELPKTEMPHHAVPEVPKEPHVPHPEVPEVLKEPELPHPAVPEVPKHEMPPFPKAELPPKPELHFLEPEAKP; from the coding sequence ATGCCGCACAAGAACACCATGGCCTCCCTTGTCTTCCTCATGGCGCTGCTGCTCTCATGCAGCTCCATGACCAGCGCAGCACGGCACCTAGAGGAGGCCCTGCCCAAGGAGTATCCACCACATCCGATCGTCCCGGAGCTGCCAAAGCCCCAACTCCCGCCGCACCCTGCCGTGCCCGAGCTGCCGGAGCCTGAGCCACCGCACCCTCTCGTGCCCGAACTGCCACACCCCATGGTGCCAGAGGTGCCAAAGCATGAACTGCCACCGCACCCTCTCGTGCCCGAACTGCCACACCCCATGGTGCCAGAGGTGCCAAAGCATGAACTACCACCGCACCCTGCTGTGCCCGAGCTCCCGAAGCCTAAAGTGCCGCATCCGGCTGTGCCCGAGGTGGCAAAGGAGCCTGAAGTGCCACACCCAATCGTACCAGAGGTGCCAAATAAGCATGAACAGCCGCACCCCATGGTGCCCGAGGTGCCAAAGCATGAACTGCCGCCGCACCCTGTTATGCCCGAGCTCCCCAAGCCTGAACTGCCGCATCCGGTTGCCGAGGTGCCAAAGGAGCACGAACTGCCGCACCCCATCGTGCCAGAGGTGCCAAAGGAGCACGAGCTGCCGCACCCTGCCATACCAGAGTTGCCGAAGACTGAAATGCCACACCATGCCGTGCCAGAGGTGCCAAAGGAGCCCCATGTGCCGCACCCTGAGGTGCCAGAGGTGCTGAAGGAGCCCGAGTTACCGCACCCTGCTGTGCCAGAGGTCCCGAAGCATGAAATGCCGCCGTTCCCCAAGGCCGAGCTGCCCCCGAAGCCCGAACTTCATTTTCTGGAGCCAGAGGCCAAGCCATGA